In Acinetobacter pittii, one genomic interval encodes:
- the ndoA gene encoding non-heme iron oxygenase ferredoxin subunit — MSWISVCQQGDVSEDEPKAIEIEGKKIGVFFVDENYFAIENVCPHAYALLTEGFIEDQTVECPLHEAIFDIQTGELKSGPGCRNLCTYPVRVEGQDIQIQL; from the coding sequence ATGAGTTGGATCTCAGTTTGTCAGCAGGGTGACGTTAGCGAAGATGAGCCGAAAGCCATCGAAATTGAAGGGAAAAAAATAGGCGTATTTTTTGTCGATGAAAATTACTTTGCTATCGAAAATGTTTGCCCTCATGCGTATGCCTTATTAACCGAAGGATTTATCGAAGATCAGACTGTTGAATGTCCATTGCATGAAGCAATTTTTGACATTCAGACAGGTGAGCTAAAAAGTGGACCAGGGTGTAGAAACCTATGTACGTACCCAGTTCGTGTTGAAGGACAGGATATTCAAATTCAACTCTAG
- a CDS encoding IclR family transcriptional regulator encodes MSLAIEEDSQESETTKNDDRYLVPGLVRGLAILQAFNQQAQEMTITEIAEILEVNRSSAFRLIYTLESCGYLRKASQKTYALDSKVMELGFNSLSKLSLLDLSTPLMKELRDQTKLAVHLSILEGTHIVFVNNIQSMGTFTSNISLGTRWPAHATVIGQMLLSDLPETEVRQRYRNFSDWDSFSDLTPTNLKALLQRLSYVKTQKTMVSWGHYNHDMAACAAPIFKQSNGKMVAVISVSCPITTYDERTFKEDIASLVIETANKISKFIY; translated from the coding sequence ATGAGCCTAGCGATTGAAGAAGATTCTCAAGAATCAGAAACAACAAAAAATGATGATCGATATTTAGTACCCGGACTTGTGCGGGGTTTAGCTATCTTGCAAGCATTTAACCAACAAGCGCAAGAAATGACAATTACAGAAATCGCTGAAATTTTAGAAGTGAACCGTTCTAGTGCATTTCGTCTGATCTATACACTGGAATCTTGTGGTTATTTAAGAAAAGCATCTCAAAAAACTTATGCTCTCGATTCTAAAGTGATGGAACTTGGTTTTAACAGTTTATCTAAACTTTCATTACTCGATTTATCGACACCTTTAATGAAAGAACTACGTGATCAAACCAAACTTGCGGTGCATCTTTCAATTTTAGAAGGTACTCATATTGTCTTTGTAAATAACATTCAGTCGATGGGAACATTTACGAGTAACATTAGCTTAGGCACCCGCTGGCCTGCTCATGCCACCGTGATTGGTCAAATGTTACTGTCTGATTTACCTGAAACAGAAGTACGTCAGCGTTACCGTAACTTTAGCGATTGGGATAGTTTCTCTGACCTGACGCCAACCAATTTAAAAGCTTTATTGCAAAGGCTGTCGTACGTAAAAACTCAAAAAACCATGGTGAGTTGGGGTCATTATAATCATGATATGGCAGCTTGCGCGGCGCCTATTTTTAAACAGTCAAATGGTAAAATGGTCGCTGTTATTTCTGTAAGTTGCCCAATTACCACTTACGATGAAAGAACATTCAAAGAAGATATTGCAAGTCTTGTTATTGAAACCGCAAATAAAATTTCCAAATTTATTTATTAA
- the pnuC gene encoding nicotinamide riboside transporter PnuC: MSPLEIFAVLISLIGVGLTVIRNMWCWLFNFFAFVLYAYLFYEFKLYGETILQFFFMVVNFYGFYYWLKGKQQDHDIRIEPIAVQTAIIQMVIAAVGGLLFGLILKNFTDAAVPMLDSQLAAFSLLATYWTSRKHIATWMLWVFVDIIYVGMFIYKDLFLTAALYAAFVLMAAYGWYQWEKVKKKQLLASNQL, from the coding sequence ATGTCACCTCTAGAAATTTTCGCGGTCTTGATTAGCCTGATTGGAGTCGGATTAACTGTCATCCGTAATATGTGGTGTTGGCTGTTTAATTTCTTTGCTTTTGTTTTATATGCCTATTTGTTTTACGAATTTAAGCTATATGGCGAAACAATTTTGCAGTTCTTTTTTATGGTCGTCAATTTTTATGGCTTTTACTACTGGCTTAAGGGAAAGCAGCAAGATCATGACATTCGAATTGAACCTATTGCGGTTCAAACCGCTATCATCCAAATGGTCATTGCCGCGGTAGGGGGCTTACTGTTTGGTTTAATTCTTAAAAACTTTACCGATGCAGCGGTGCCGATGCTCGACTCACAGCTTGCAGCATTTAGTTTGCTCGCAACCTATTGGACGAGTCGAAAGCATATTGCGACTTGGATGCTTTGGGTATTTGTCGATATTATTTATGTCGGGATGTTTATCTATAAAGATTTATTTTTAACAGCCGCTTTGTATGCAGCATTTGTATTGATGGCAGCTTATGGTTGGTATCAATGGGAAAAGGTTAAAAAGAAACAGCTTTTGGCCTCAAACCAGCTTTAA
- a CDS encoding crotonase/enoyl-CoA hydratase family protein, which translates to MSNQEGKVSRETRGHIFLIGLDRAAKRNAFDSHMIKDLSQALTEYENNDALRCAVIFAHGDHFTAGLDLVELQPKLATGVFDFKDDEINPWGTVGQKLSKPLIVAVQGYCYTAGIELFLNADIALASENTQFAQMEVQRGILPFGGATARFTQAAGWAKAMRYLLTGDSFDAQAAFDMNLITEICPEGSQLNRAIEIAEHIAQAAPLAVKATLASAREAMNEGYETAFSQLQSHLQPLLTTEDAQEGVFAMLQKRPPVFKGK; encoded by the coding sequence ATGTCAAATCAAGAAGGAAAAGTCAGCCGTGAAACTCGCGGACATATTTTTTTAATTGGTTTAGATCGGGCAGCAAAACGTAATGCCTTTGATAGCCACATGATTAAAGACCTATCTCAAGCCCTGACAGAATATGAAAATAATGATGCGCTTCGCTGTGCAGTTATTTTTGCTCATGGGGACCATTTTACTGCTGGTTTAGATTTAGTTGAGTTACAGCCTAAACTTGCTACGGGTGTTTTTGATTTTAAAGATGATGAGATTAACCCATGGGGTACAGTTGGGCAAAAACTGAGTAAACCTTTGATTGTTGCAGTACAAGGCTATTGTTATACCGCTGGTATCGAACTCTTTCTCAATGCAGACATTGCTTTAGCAAGTGAAAATACTCAGTTTGCACAGATGGAAGTTCAACGTGGCATCTTACCTTTTGGCGGAGCTACTGCACGATTTACTCAAGCCGCGGGTTGGGCAAAAGCCATGCGTTATTTACTCACTGGCGACTCTTTTGATGCCCAAGCAGCTTTTGATATGAACCTGATTACAGAAATATGTCCAGAAGGCTCTCAGCTCAACCGTGCAATAGAAATTGCTGAACACATCGCTCAAGCTGCACCACTTGCGGTAAAAGCGACGCTCGCTTCTGCTCGTGAAGCCATGAATGAGGGTTATGAAACGGCATTTAGCCAACTACAGAGTCATCTTCAACCTTTGCTCACCACAGAAGATGCTCAAGAAGGTGTTTTTGCCATGTTGCAAAAAAGACCTCCTGTTTTTAAAGGTAAATGA
- the pgaD gene encoding poly-beta-1,6-N-acetyl-D-glucosamine biosynthesis protein PgaD produces MKTNSLIIDLRRQLPWHKRYASTTSTAMMWAVWLLLWRPFVLIWVLAELQKTHLVHRLFNAFGVGIEHGITALIGCAICLLLWSHVLPERRVGGSALKAKQTDDYARYFDLPEHEIEQGRSQKITVVHHDELGKIVRVE; encoded by the coding sequence ATGAAGACAAATTCGTTGATTATTGATTTACGCCGTCAATTACCATGGCATAAACGCTATGCTTCTACAACAAGCACAGCCATGATGTGGGCGGTCTGGTTGTTGTTGTGGCGTCCGTTTGTACTGATCTGGGTATTGGCTGAGCTTCAAAAAACACATTTGGTTCATCGTTTATTTAATGCCTTTGGTGTAGGTATTGAACATGGCATTACAGCATTAATTGGTTGTGCAATTTGTTTATTGTTATGGAGCCATGTGCTACCAGAGCGCCGTGTCGGTGGCAGTGCGCTTAAAGCAAAACAGACTGATGATTATGCGCGCTATTTTGATTTACCTGAACATGAGATTGAGCAGGGACGTAGCCAGAAAATTACAGTCGTTCACCATGATGAATTAGGTAAAATCGTTAGAGTTGAATAA
- the pgaC gene encoding poly-beta-1,6-N-acetyl-D-glucosamine synthase, translated as MTIFAAIWSHALKFVFYYPLFMSYLWMIGAIIFYWKERQAPPYDQPAPLESYPKVAVLIPCFNEGDNAEETISHALKLDYPHFEVIAINDGSSDNTGEVLDRLAAQHEKLRVVHLAQNQGKAMGLQAGSLMTDAEFLIGIDGDALLDPHAAKWMIRHFLENPTVAAVTGNPRIRTRSTLLGRIQVGEFSSIVGMIKRAQRTFGRLFTVSGVITAFRKSAVHQVDYWSPNMLTEDIDITWKLQRAGWDIRFEPNALVWILMPETLNGLWKQRLRWAMGGAQVLIKNIDVFTKPKLNFLWPLMFELCLTLVWSYLMLAMALLWLVHFILPVPALAVVSSPFLPYGSGILLGATCLIQFALSKWMDSRYEPHLGKNYFWMIWYPLVFWLITISATIVAFPKVLKRGDEKRARWVSPDRGIRG; from the coding sequence ATGACAATCTTTGCTGCAATATGGTCGCATGCCTTAAAATTCGTTTTCTATTATCCATTATTCATGTCGTATTTATGGATGATTGGCGCGATCATTTTCTATTGGAAAGAACGTCAGGCTCCGCCTTACGATCAACCTGCTCCATTAGAGAGTTATCCGAAAGTCGCTGTGTTAATTCCTTGTTTTAATGAAGGAGATAATGCAGAGGAAACGATCAGCCATGCTTTAAAACTGGACTATCCTCATTTTGAGGTCATTGCGATTAATGATGGTAGCTCAGACAATACCGGCGAAGTACTCGACCGCTTAGCAGCACAACATGAAAAACTACGTGTTGTTCATTTGGCTCAAAACCAAGGTAAAGCCATGGGGTTGCAAGCTGGAAGCTTAATGACCGATGCCGAGTTTTTAATTGGTATTGATGGGGATGCTTTACTCGATCCACACGCAGCAAAGTGGATGATTCGTCATTTTCTGGAAAATCCAACGGTGGCAGCTGTTACGGGCAACCCGCGTATTCGTACTCGCTCAACTTTACTGGGGCGTATTCAGGTCGGTGAGTTTTCATCGATTGTCGGCATGATTAAACGTGCACAACGTACCTTTGGTCGCTTGTTTACCGTATCGGGTGTAATTACTGCTTTTCGTAAGAGTGCTGTTCACCAAGTCGACTATTGGTCACCCAATATGTTGACTGAAGATATCGATATTACTTGGAAATTGCAGCGCGCAGGCTGGGACATACGTTTTGAACCGAATGCCTTGGTCTGGATTTTAATGCCTGAAACTCTAAACGGTTTGTGGAAACAGCGTTTACGTTGGGCTATGGGTGGGGCACAGGTATTAATTAAAAATATTGATGTGTTCACCAAACCGAAATTAAACTTTTTATGGCCTTTAATGTTTGAGCTTTGCTTAACTTTAGTCTGGTCCTATTTAATGCTCGCGATGGCTTTATTATGGCTGGTACATTTTATTTTACCTGTACCTGCTTTAGCCGTTGTGAGCTCTCCATTTTTACCGTATGGTAGCGGTATTTTATTGGGGGCAACCTGTCTCATTCAGTTTGCTTTAAGCAAATGGATGGATAGTCGTTATGAACCACATCTAGGAAAAAACTATTTCTGGATGATCTGGTATCCATTGGTCTTTTGGCTAATCACCATCTCGGCAACTATCGTGGCATTTCCAAAAGTTTTAAAACGTGGGGATGAGAAACGTGCGCGTTGGGTGAGCCCGGATCGGGGCATTCGTGGATGA
- the pgaB gene encoding poly-beta-1,6-N-acetyl-D-glucosamine N-deacetylase PgaB, with translation MTIRFASPLLNISLGLALAGLSGMALAKPPKLDASTLTVIGYHEITDTKNALIPQYAVTTQQFTQHVEWLQKNGFHFITVDQLIRAHQGKAQLPTKPVLLTVDDGYQSFYQNAYPVIKAKKIPVVLAVVGSWLEPKAGQKVDFSGEEIPRDKILSWGELKEMQDSGFVEIASHSYHLHRGITGNPQGNSEPAATTRFYDVKTQTYENDQQYQSRIYNDLKKNNELLKAHGLRSPRIMVWPYGRYNMQTVQIAKKLGMPVTITLDDGADHAKQSLQNMSRILVEGDMTTDDLAQEIKNRELNLTDNNRPQKIMHVDLDYIYDPDPKQQERNLGHLLDRINAMGVNTVYLQAFSDPDANGSADMVYFPNRHIPMRADLFNRVAWQIQTRTPVSRIYAWMPLLAWELPKTDPVSKDLVVTEQAKAGEHLNMGYIRLSPFSSDARQTIREIYQDLAKSSSFNGILFHDDVTLSDYEDASPDALKAYAKQGLPTDLAKIRDNDQNLQKWTAYKTKYLDDFAMQLVDDVRQYEPFLLTARNLYAQVALKPYAENWYSQSLEESLKRYDFTAIMAMPYMEQVDNSDQFYKDMIDRVKQYPNGIKKTVFELQATDWRKNEKVPSAEMAATIHSLYQQGVMHVGYYPDDPIKDHPDVNTMNKAFAEKSSRLVP, from the coding sequence ATGACTATCCGCTTTGCATCTCCTTTGTTGAACATATCACTTGGCTTGGCCTTGGCAGGTTTGTCAGGCATGGCATTAGCTAAACCACCTAAACTGGACGCTTCAACACTTACGGTGATTGGTTATCATGAAATTACCGATACTAAAAATGCCTTAATTCCTCAATATGCAGTGACCACTCAACAATTTACACAGCACGTTGAATGGCTACAAAAAAACGGATTCCATTTTATTACGGTTGATCAGTTGATCCGTGCTCATCAGGGTAAGGCTCAACTGCCTACAAAACCGGTTTTGTTAACTGTAGATGATGGTTATCAATCTTTCTATCAAAATGCTTATCCAGTCATTAAAGCTAAAAAAATTCCGGTTGTTCTAGCTGTTGTAGGTTCATGGTTAGAACCAAAAGCAGGGCAGAAAGTTGATTTTTCAGGGGAAGAAATCCCACGTGACAAAATCTTAAGCTGGGGTGAGCTCAAAGAGATGCAAGATAGTGGTTTTGTAGAAATTGCAAGCCATAGCTATCATTTACACCGCGGTATTACAGGCAACCCGCAAGGGAATTCTGAACCTGCTGCAACAACTCGTTTTTATGATGTTAAAACTCAAACCTACGAGAACGATCAACAATATCAATCACGTATCTATAATGATTTAAAGAAAAATAACGAGCTACTTAAAGCACATGGCTTACGTTCGCCACGTATTATGGTGTGGCCATATGGTCGCTATAATATGCAAACTGTCCAAATTGCGAAAAAATTGGGTATGCCAGTCACTATTACATTGGATGATGGGGCCGATCACGCAAAACAATCTCTACAAAATATGAGCCGTATTTTGGTAGAAGGCGATATGACGACTGATGATTTGGCTCAAGAAATCAAAAATCGTGAATTGAATTTAACGGATAACAACCGTCCGCAAAAAATTATGCATGTCGATCTGGACTATATTTATGACCCAGACCCGAAACAGCAAGAGCGTAATCTAGGTCACTTGTTAGACCGAATTAATGCGATGGGTGTAAATACAGTCTATTTGCAAGCTTTTTCAGACCCAGATGCTAATGGTTCTGCCGATATGGTTTATTTCCCGAACCGTCACATTCCAATGCGTGCTGACTTATTTAACCGTGTAGCATGGCAAATTCAAACCCGTACGCCTGTAAGTCGTATTTATGCATGGATGCCTTTATTGGCATGGGAACTACCAAAAACTGATCCTGTTTCTAAGGATTTGGTTGTGACAGAGCAAGCAAAAGCTGGTGAACACCTCAACATGGGGTATATCCGTTTAAGTCCGTTCTCATCTGACGCACGCCAAACTATTCGTGAGATTTATCAAGACTTGGCTAAGTCATCTTCATTTAACGGAATTTTATTCCATGACGATGTCACCTTATCTGACTATGAAGATGCAAGCCCAGATGCCTTAAAAGCTTATGCGAAACAAGGTTTACCAACAGATTTAGCAAAAATTCGTGATAACGATCAAAATTTGCAAAAATGGACTGCGTATAAGACAAAATATCTAGATGATTTTGCCATGCAACTCGTTGATGACGTGCGACAATATGAACCGTTCTTGCTTACCGCACGTAACTTATACGCGCAAGTTGCTTTAAAACCATATGCAGAAAACTGGTATTCACAATCGCTTGAAGAGTCGTTAAAACGTTATGACTTTACGGCTATTATGGCAATGCCTTATATGGAACAGGTCGATAACTCTGATCAATTCTATAAAGATATGATTGATCGTGTGAAACAATATCCAAATGGCATTAAGAAAACTGTTTTTGAATTACAGGCAACCGACTGGCGTAAAAACGAAAAGGTACCATCGGCTGAAATGGCTGCAACAATTCATTCTCTTTATCAGCAAGGTGTCATGCATGTTGGATATTACCCAGATGACCCAATTAAAGATCATCCGGATGTGAACACGATGAATAAAGCATTTGCTGAAAAATCATCTCGTCTTGTGCCGTAG
- the fbp gene encoding FKBP-type peptidyl-prolyl cis-trans isomerase yields MSNELEIIDLKVGEGKEAVKGALITTHYTGWLEDGTKFDSSIDRGNYFECVIGTGRVIKGWDQGIMGMKVGGKRKLIVPAHLAYGERKMGKIIPANSNLIFEIELFDVKTRDE; encoded by the coding sequence ATGTCAAATGAATTAGAAATTATTGATTTAAAAGTGGGTGAAGGCAAAGAAGCGGTTAAAGGCGCTTTGATTACAACTCACTATACAGGTTGGTTAGAAGACGGCACAAAATTTGATTCTTCAATTGACCGCGGTAATTATTTTGAATGTGTAATTGGCACCGGCCGTGTAATTAAAGGCTGGGATCAAGGCATTATGGGAATGAAAGTTGGCGGCAAACGTAAACTCATCGTGCCTGCTCATTTAGCTTATGGTGAGCGTAAAATGGGTAAGATTATTCCCGCTAATTCTAATTTAATTTTTGAAATTGAATTATTCGATGTCAAAACTCGTGACGAGTGA
- the yaeQ gene encoding YaeQ family protein, producing MALKATIYKADLNIANMDDHIYGDYQLTLALHPSETLERLMVRLMAFARFASDELEFTKDLFETDEPALWQKDLTGQLETWIEVGLPSEDKVKKASARCKTVAIVVYGTQVEDWWKRNSKIKTLNNVQVWQIAPQSTAELEQLCERTMQLQLNVMDNEWTLLGEKGQASVVWTQLQ from the coding sequence ATGGCGCTTAAAGCAACAATTTATAAGGCAGACTTGAATATTGCTAATATGGATGACCATATTTATGGTGATTACCAGCTGACGCTTGCCCTACATCCTTCGGAAACTTTAGAACGTTTAATGGTTCGTCTAATGGCTTTTGCCCGTTTCGCAAGTGATGAGCTTGAGTTTACTAAAGACCTTTTTGAAACTGACGAGCCAGCATTATGGCAAAAAGATTTAACTGGTCAGCTAGAAACATGGATTGAAGTCGGTTTGCCGTCTGAAGATAAAGTCAAAAAAGCCAGTGCGCGTTGTAAAACGGTTGCGATTGTTGTTTATGGCACACAAGTCGAAGACTGGTGGAAGAGAAATAGTAAAATTAAAACATTAAATAACGTTCAAGTGTGGCAAATTGCCCCTCAAAGCACCGCTGAGCTTGAGCAACTTTGCGAACGTACGATGCAGCTTCAATTAAATGTCATGGACAATGAATGGACGCTTTTAGGTGAAAAGGGTCAGGCAAGTGTTGTGTGGACACAGTTACAGTAA
- the dctA gene encoding C4-dicarboxylate transporter DctA, producing MWQKLKRSLFLQVLCALFLGVAVGIGFHDFSLSLKPLGDGFISLIKMLIAPIVFCVVVLGIYGANDIKKMGKVGAKTILYFEVVTSIALVLGIIVAYVFKPGVGMNIDISHLDAKDLSTYTERAHEMHTGSEFLLNIIPKTFTAAFANGDILQVLLIAILFGISLLLIPKHLAELVRQALEAFSEVFFKIMGLIIRLAPIGVFGSVAYTTAKFGLDSLLQLGYLVLLFYATCILFVVIVLGSILKLAGLNIFKFVGYFKDELAIVLGTASSDSVLPQIMKKLKNLGIKDSTVGLVIPTGYSFNLDGFSIYLTLGVIFIAQACNIDLSMHDLLAILLVSLITSKGAHGIPGSALVILAATLSVIPSLPAIGLVLLLSVDWFIGIIRACTNLIGNCVATVVIAHWEKDIDHAQAKAVLEAKP from the coding sequence ATGTGGCAAAAGCTCAAGCGTAGTTTATTTTTACAGGTTCTTTGTGCTCTCTTTCTTGGGGTTGCAGTTGGAATTGGTTTTCATGATTTCTCCCTATCTCTAAAACCATTAGGTGATGGTTTTATTTCTTTAATTAAAATGCTGATTGCCCCCATTGTGTTTTGTGTGGTTGTACTGGGAATCTATGGTGCAAATGACATCAAAAAAATGGGCAAAGTCGGTGCAAAAACCATTCTTTATTTTGAAGTGGTGACCAGTATTGCTTTAGTTTTAGGCATTATTGTGGCCTATGTATTTAAACCGGGCGTCGGTATGAATATCGATATTAGCCATTTAGATGCAAAAGATTTAAGTACCTACACCGAACGTGCCCATGAAATGCATACAGGTTCGGAATTTCTACTCAATATTATTCCAAAAACCTTCACTGCCGCTTTTGCAAACGGCGATATTTTACAGGTTTTACTCATCGCTATTTTATTTGGCATTTCTCTACTTTTAATTCCTAAACATTTAGCAGAGCTGGTACGCCAAGCGTTGGAAGCTTTTTCGGAAGTCTTCTTTAAAATTATGGGACTTATTATACGTTTAGCCCCAATTGGTGTATTTGGTTCAGTCGCCTACACCACTGCTAAGTTTGGTTTAGATTCGCTCTTACAATTGGGTTATTTGGTTTTACTGTTTTATGCAACCTGCATTTTATTTGTCGTTATTGTTTTAGGTTCGATTTTAAAACTCGCTGGTCTCAATATTTTCAAATTTGTGGGCTATTTTAAAGATGAACTTGCCATTGTTTTAGGTACAGCCTCTTCAGACTCTGTTCTTCCTCAAATTATGAAAAAGCTCAAAAATCTAGGAATTAAAGACTCAACTGTGGGTTTGGTTATTCCCACTGGTTATTCATTTAATTTGGATGGGTTTTCAATTTACTTAACGTTAGGTGTAATTTTTATTGCGCAAGCCTGCAATATTGATTTGTCTATGCATGACTTGCTAGCAATCTTACTGGTTTCACTCATCACATCTAAAGGGGCGCACGGCATTCCCGGCTCAGCTTTAGTTATTCTTGCAGCAACACTTTCAGTTATTCCAAGTCTCCCTGCAATTGGCTTAGTGCTGCTACTTTCAGTCGATTGGTTTATTGGAATTATTCGTGCCTGTACCAACTTAATCGGTAACTGTGTGGCGACCGTAGTGATTGCTCACTGGGAAAAAGATATTGATCATGCCCAAGCTAAAGCTGTGTTAGAAGCTAAGCCTTAA
- a CDS encoding CobW family GTP-binding protein produces MKLIAQKTVPTHIISGFLGAGKTTLLQHLLSQKPKDEVWAVLMNEFGQIGVDQQLLPQDEGYAVKELLGGCLCCSSQLPMHIALARLLSEQKPDRLFIEPTGLGHPSQLFDQLTEPHWQSSLAMRALITVVDGSRLHDTNWVKQNLYEDQLKAAQIVVVSHTDVMTFEDDQALELLKDEYQPYHQEWIKTEHGQLALNKIDVAARLTERSIQPLLKLQKQMSESEIVKEIQQLPYHYVESAQGYIVAGWKLPKRWKFDFYALLDVLCAQQDWLRIKGIFNTDQGWKVFNFNPDQFNYKTGEEGIDNRIEIISEHHHDWLAFETALLACQLEE; encoded by the coding sequence GTGAAACTGATTGCCCAAAAAACTGTTCCTACCCATATTATCTCTGGTTTTTTAGGGGCAGGAAAAACCACATTATTACAGCATTTATTAAGTCAGAAGCCTAAAGATGAGGTTTGGGCGGTATTAATGAATGAGTTTGGGCAAATTGGAGTAGACCAACAACTCTTACCTCAAGACGAAGGATATGCAGTCAAAGAACTATTAGGTGGTTGTCTATGTTGCAGCAGTCAGTTGCCTATGCATATTGCTTTAGCTCGACTGTTAAGTGAACAGAAACCAGATAGACTCTTTATTGAGCCGACTGGACTTGGGCATCCTTCTCAGTTATTTGACCAACTGACTGAACCTCATTGGCAAAGTAGTTTAGCCATGCGAGCGTTGATTACGGTGGTTGATGGTAGCCGTTTGCATGATACCAATTGGGTTAAACAAAACCTTTATGAAGATCAGTTAAAAGCTGCCCAGATTGTGGTGGTGTCACATACGGATGTAATGACTTTTGAAGATGATCAGGCGCTTGAGTTATTAAAAGATGAATACCAGCCTTATCACCAAGAGTGGATTAAAACTGAACATGGTCAGTTAGCCTTAAATAAAATTGATGTGGCTGCTCGTTTAACTGAACGATCTATACAACCTTTACTTAAACTTCAAAAGCAAATGAGCGAGAGCGAGATCGTAAAGGAAATTCAGCAATTACCTTATCATTATGTTGAGTCGGCACAAGGTTATATTGTGGCAGGTTGGAAATTACCTAAACGCTGGAAATTCGATTTTTATGCATTGCTAGACGTATTATGTGCGCAGCAGGATTGGCTAAGAATCAAGGGAATTTTTAATACAGATCAAGGTTGGAAAGTTTTTAACTTTAACCCTGATCAGTTTAATTATAAGACAGGCGAAGAGGGTATTGATAACCGGATTGAGATCATTAGCGAACATCATCACGATTGGTTAGCTTTTGAAACAGCGTTACTTGCTTGTCAGCTTGAAGAATAG
- the vdlD gene encoding acyl-CoA thioesterase yields the protein MPTLDEITPATDDQSELTMSVLMTPDMANFSGNVHGGTILKLLDQVAYACASRYSGGYVVTLSVDKVNFKEPIYVGELVTFLASVNHVGRTSMEVGIRVEAQNIQKRTVRHTNSCYFTMVAVDEQGKPCEVPQLNLNTEWKRCRFEAAEHRKVLRLQENHNPSCSMYKKTS from the coding sequence ATGCCTACATTAGATGAAATAACCCCAGCAACTGATGACCAGTCTGAATTGACGATGTCAGTTTTGATGACGCCTGATATGGCAAATTTTTCAGGTAATGTTCATGGTGGTACGATTCTAAAACTACTCGACCAAGTCGCTTACGCTTGCGCAAGTCGTTATTCGGGTGGCTATGTAGTGACTTTATCTGTAGATAAGGTGAATTTTAAAGAACCGATTTATGTAGGTGAGCTGGTAACGTTCTTGGCAAGTGTGAACCATGTAGGCCGTACTTCAATGGAAGTAGGCATTCGTGTTGAAGCCCAAAATATCCAGAAGCGTACAGTACGCCATACCAATAGCTGTTATTTCACGATGGTCGCTGTTGATGAACAGGGCAAGCCATGTGAAGTACCTCAATTAAATCTCAATACTGAGTGGAAACGTTGCCGCTTTGAAGCAGCTGAGCACCGTAAGGTTTTACGTTTGCAAGAAAACCATAATCCATCTTGTAGCATGTATAAGAAAACTTCTTAA
- a CDS encoding MarC family protein, with product MASPYLHSFALFFSLLNPFLMSIYMIGLIRHSEAKVFNKALIQGSLIAFVVFMLFAWGGETIFSKYLNVRFEAFQIFGGLIFLVIGYRYVFQGADTIGEMRGAPEHLAGTIAMPFMIGPGTISAAVVTGIEMSIGEAALVIAFTLFLTCSILILMKFSHDHLRYKHAKHIDRYFDIVGRLSALLIGTIAIDMIINGVTGVINKV from the coding sequence ATGGCTTCTCCTTATCTACATTCTTTTGCTTTATTTTTCTCGTTGCTCAATCCATTTCTAATGAGCATCTACATGATTGGCCTGATCCGTCATTCAGAAGCCAAGGTGTTTAATAAAGCACTGATTCAGGGAAGTTTGATTGCTTTTGTCGTGTTCATGCTATTTGCATGGGGCGGTGAAACAATTTTTAGTAAATATCTGAATGTACGTTTTGAAGCCTTTCAGATATTTGGAGGCCTTATCTTTTTGGTGATTGGCTATCGCTATGTTTTTCAGGGTGCCGATACGATTGGTGAAATGCGCGGTGCACCAGAGCATCTGGCAGGCACCATTGCCATGCCGTTTATGATCGGTCCGGGCACCATTAGTGCTGCTGTGGTCACAGGGATTGAAATGTCAATTGGTGAGGCAGCCCTAGTGATTGCCTTTACCTTGTTCTTAACATGCAGTATTTTGATTTTGATGAAATTTTCACATGATCATTTACGCTATAAACATGCCAAGCATATCGACCGCTATTTTGATATTGTTGGGCGTTTATCTGCTTTATTAATCGGTACGATCGCCATTGATATGATCATTAATGGTGTGACAGGCGTCATTAATAAAGTATAG